In Oncorhynchus tshawytscha isolate Ot180627B linkage group LG28, Otsh_v2.0, whole genome shotgun sequence, a genomic segment contains:
- the LOC112226855 gene encoding oxysterol-binding protein-related protein 1 isoform X3, with protein MSGEVNHGDKKAQCNGVKKHRTSLPAPMFSRNDVSVWSILKKCIGMELSKIAMPVIFNEPLSFLQRLTEYMEHTYLIHQANAATDSMERMKCVAAFAVSAVASQWERTGKPFNPLLGETYELIREDLGFRWMSEQVSHHPPVSAFHAEGLQEDFLFHGSIYPKLKFWGKSVEAEPKGIITLELPKCNEAYTWTNPTCCVHNIIVGQLWIEQYGNVEVINHKTGERCSLTFKPCGMFGKELHKVEGYILDKSKKKLCAIYGKWTECLYTVDAATFDAHKKNSEEKKSNTQTSVDEEPEEMPLPDGDTVQVIPGSELIWRIVPRPDNSAQFYAFSTFAMQLNELEGGMKGVLPPTDCRLRPDIRAMEKGDIDLASAEKKRVEEKQRLARKNRSKSTEEWKTRWFHQGSNPHIKAQDWLYSNGYWERNYSLLPDIY; from the exons AACATCTTTGCCCGCGCCCATGTTCTCCAGGAATGACGTCAGCGTCTGGAGCATCCTGAAGAAATGCATCGGCATG gaGCTGTCTAAGATAGCCATGCCAGTAATCTTCAACGAGCCCCTGAGTTTTCTTCAACGGCTGACAGAGTACATGGAGCACACGTATCTCATCCACCAGGCTAACGCTGCCACAGACTCCATGGAGAGGATGAAG TGTGTGGCAGCATTTGCTGTGTCTGCTGTAGCATCACAGTGGGAGAGGACTGGAAAACCCTTCAATCCACTTCTAGGAGAAACCTATGAGCTAATCAG AGAGGACCTAGGGTTCAGGTGGATGTCTGAGCAGGTGAGCCACCACCCCCCCGTCAGCGCCTTCCACGCCGAGGGTCTGCAGGAGGACTTCTTGTTCCACGGCTCCATCTACCCCAAACTCAAGTTCTGGGGAAAGAGCGTGGAGGCAGAGCCTAAAGGCATCATCACCCTGGAGCTGCCCAA atGTAATGAAGCATACACCTGGACAAACCCCACCTGCTGTGTCCACAACATCATCGTGGGCCAGCTGTGGATCGAGCAGTATGGCAATGTGGAAGTGATCAACCACAA GACCGGCGAGAGATGCAGCCTGACGTTCAAACCATGCGGTATGTTTGGCAAGGAGCTGCACAAAGTGGAGGGCTATATTCTGGATAAAAG CAAGAAGAAGCTCTGCGCCATATATGGTAAATGGACCGAGTGCTTATACACTGTGGACGCCGCCACCTTTGATGCTCACAAGAAGAACTCAGAGGAGAAGAAAAGCAACACGCAG aCCAGTGTAGACGAAGAGCCAGAGGAGATGCCCCTGCCTGATGGAGACACGGTCCAGGTCATCCCAGGAAGTGAGCTCATCTGGAGGATAGTCCCCCGACCAGACAACTCTGCACAG TTCTACGCCTTCTCCACATTTGCCATGCAGCTGAATGAGCTGGAGGGGGGCATGAAGGGGGTCCTGCCCCCCACAGACTGTCGGCTCAGACCTGACATCAGAGCCATGGAGAAAGGAGACATAG ATTTGGCAAGTGCAGAGaagaagagggtagaggagaaacAAAGACTGGCCCGGAAAAATCGCTCCAAATCAACAGAGGAATGGAAAACAAG GTGGTTCCACCAAGGCTCCAACCCCCACATCAAAGCTCAGGACTGGCTCTACTCCAATGGCTACTGGGAACGGAACTACTCCCTGCTGCCTGATATTTACTGA
- the LOC112227371 gene encoding uncharacterized protein LOC112227371, with protein MSVLLAEENLSVSQRVSPRSTQESNVPSSELMGGPDKQAQSLSSPPGGTHNGDDVGGQSSPTKLGDQPSPAVEEKEAQAGLGSAVQSAVFQRSPSGDSLLEANHSAVLISTARAPTNNTAIIRSKNLPETIIFHSDSHLPSGVSSRECPVMFEKEDWHVITIPSAPVKKAVKFNPSEEISPITSPSIDLAWEELLQTSESIVDKVAFKTLEIVNKQLQCSWREIYEMAPSDPVVVSQSQNALSYDDLSYSPSAVEEFSTASARCSEGDVTEGFSTASARCSEGDVTEGSRSGTAVESEASSVREISPAVTARCSASDVSERVPSETAVLGAAASSMEELSESPTALAFEGGISPAVLANDVSERAPSETSVAGAEASERHASLSVSPQTSFVSAHSEESLKATDLSPPSSLARIPSAYLSDGVSPAVSARCSASDLLERASSATTELRVIPSAPRMDALLVLPTASVVGISTAVTARSSRGSFAERAPSETAVEGVKYSESGLSGRAFSKSELVDAAHRVSSVRIPSREESVRRTAETPERHTSPRVSPQTSSVSATGLSSKSSLSRVPSVSLSDGAAESVSMEVVSNVEDIYRATSVEQIVSSTAAVVCISPAVSARSSSNDMSGRTCFKTAAVGAEIPEKHASPNVSPQTSLMSAHVGESMRGTDISPKSSLDRISSIGERAAETSSREVMYMEEMFKASMAELPGPPSAVGAILQTVSARCSQSHMAERVPSETVVERDTSSSVPPRVSPQTSVSSATGLSSKFSLARVPSVSLSDGATEPAQIDNETLSLEELMTSPLYSHWSPAGSESDSLGLRGAPSETAVDGAHRGFLVRRPSREERVTRTAETPERDTSPSVSPQTSFTGVVSDGTVFYRDSSVGELHLSPSVGEELVVEAYEVPSPEKETPSASVGGPSSVVSARYTGSGLTRRAFSEKEVTRPETPDRHTSPRLSARVSPQSSLTRISSAPSMEEPRMSTTASVGRLSPAVSSVRYSGRGLSGRAFSETELVDAAHRVSSVRIPSREESVRRRAETPERDTSPRVFPRSSQRVSPQTSLLSDYFLNIYLPNRIAVLDNSTQVSQTAIRLCEELSAYPIEVQQRTQGLEVYLGESPANVVGPQNTRTQNTRSQGVQTSRDYHGAPSQSVPIGAGRVTPDAQPARENYTNQVWTLYHLANETEEGTLSAKVISQPPYNGSAYIRNFGAGHVLLAERSPSPQKSDTQSWSGQPRQQPQPPPFLMSPRRAFIHRAQSSTLPPPPLPQPPTVHNQEINIPNFFMHPQLLPVSPGKIVRSIPTAMQTRLRSAAVRAGDPPGYLSFSVPMETVSGGSGQGGQAQFFQVISGEGNNVYSPALMHIFTTEEEEQEGDRRQPTSATFNW; from the exons ATGTCAGTCCTCCTGGCTGAGGAGAACCTGTCAGTCAGCCAGAGGGTCAGCCCAAGGTCCACCCAGGAGTCCAATGTCCCCTCCAGTGAGCTCATGGGTGGGCCAGATAAGCAGGCTCAGTCGCTGAGCAGTCCCCCTGGAGGAACCCACAATGGAGATGACGTTGGAGGTCAATCCAGCCCAACCAAGCTTGGAGATCAACCCAGTCCAGCTGTGGAAGAGAAGGAGGCCCAGGCTGGGCTGGGTTCTGCCGTGCAGTCAGCCGTGTTCCAGAGATCTCCGTCAGGGGACAGTCTACTGGAGGCCAACCACTCTGCGGTCCTGATCAGCACCGCCAGAGCCCCGACCAACAACACCGCCATTATCCGCTCTAAGAATCTTCCGGAGACCATTATCTTCCACAGCGACAGCCATCTACCCTCAGGTGTatcttccagag AGTGCCCAGTGATGTTTGAAAAAGAGGACTGGCATGTAATCACCATTCCCTCTGCTCCAGTGAAGAAAGCAGTCAAATTCAACCCCTCCGAAGAGATCTCACCTATTACTTCACCCAGCATAGATTTAGCCTGGGAGGAGCTTCTACAGACATCAGAATCCATCGTTGATAAAGTAGCCTTCAAGACTTTAGAGATTGTAAATAAACAATTACAATGCTCATGGAGGGAGATCTATGAAATGGCCCCATCGGACCCTGTGGTTGTCTCACAGTCTCAAAATGCACTTTCTTATGATGATCTCTCTTACTCGCCTTCAGCTGTGGAGGAATTCTCTACTGCCTCAGCAAGATGCTCAGAAGGTGATGTCACTGAAGGATTCTCTACTGCCTCGGCAAGATGCTCGGAAGGTGATGTCACTGAAGGATCTCGCTCTGGAACAGCAGTAGAGAGTGAAGCAAGCTCTGTGAGAGAGATTTCACCAGCAGTGACTGCGAGGTGTTCTGCCAGTGACGTATCAGAACGAGTTCCCTCTGAAACAGCAGTTTTGGGAGCAGCAGCGTCATCAATGGAGGAGTTATCAGAGTCACCGACTGCATTAGCCTTTGAGGGTGGGATTTCACCAGCGGTGTTGGCCAATGATGTATCAGAAAGAGCTCCCTCTGAAACATCAGTAGCGGGAGCAGAGGCTTCAGAGAGACACGCATCTCTCAGTGTATCTCCACAGACTTCATTTGTGTCAG CGCATTCTGAAGAGTCACTGAAGGCTACAGACTTGTCACCTCCATCCAGCCTGGCTAGGATTCCCTCTGCATATCTCAGTGATGGCGTGTCACCAGCAGTGTCTGCAAGATGTTCTGCTAGTGACTTACTAGAAAGAGCTTCCTCTGCAACAACAGAGCTCAGAGTAATCCCCTCTGCACCACGAATGGATGCGCTTTTGGTATTACCAACTGCTTCTGTTGTTGGGATTTCAACAGCAGTGACTGCAAGATCTTCAAGAGGGAGTTTTGCAGAAAGAGCTCCCTCCGAAACAGCAGTGGAGGGGGTAAAATATTCTGAAAGTGGTTTATCAGGAAGAGCCTTCTCTAAATCAGAACTAGTGGATGCAGCACACAGAGTGTCCTCTGTCAGGATACccagtagagaggagagtgtgaggagaacagcagagacaccagagagacacacatctcCCAGAGTATCTCCACAGACATCTTCAGTGTCCG CTACAGGCTTGTCATCTAAGTCCAGCCTGTCTAGggtcccctctgtgtctctcagtGATGGTGCAGCAGAGTCTGTCTCTATGGAAGTCGTCTCTAATGTGGAGGATATTTATAGAGCAACATCAGTGGAGCAGATTGTTTCTTCAACTGCTGCTGTGGTCTGCATTTCACCAGCAGTGTCTGCTCGAAGCTCCTCAAATGACATGTCTGGAAGAACTTGTTTCAAAACAGCAGCAGTGGGAGCAGAGATACCAGAGAAACACGCCTCTCCAAACGTTTCTCCACAGACATCGTTAATGTCAG CTCATGTTGGTGAATCTATGAGAGGTACAGACATTTCACCTAAATCTAGTCTGGACAGGATTTCCTCGATTGGTGAAAGAGCAGCAGAAACATCTTCTAGAGAAGTGATGTATATGGAGGAGATGTTTAAAGCATCAATGGCAGAACTACCAGGGCCTCCATCTGCTGTTGGAGCTATTTTACAAACAGTGTCTGCTAGATGTTCACAAAGTCACATGGCAGAAAGAGTCCCCTCGGAAACAGTAGTCGAGAGAGACACATCTTCCAGTGTTCCTCCTAGGGTTTCTCCGCAAACATCTGTGAGCTCAG CTACAGGCTTGTCATCCAAGTTCAGTCTGGCCAGggttccctctgtgtctctcagcGATGGTGCAACAGAACCAGCTCAGATAGACAACGAAACACTGTCATTGGAGGAGCTTATGACGTCTCCATTGTATTCTCATTGGTCACCAGCCGGTTCGGAAAGTGACTCATTAGGCTTAAGAGGAGCTCCCTCTGAAACAGCAGTGGATGGAGCACACAGAGGGTTCTTGGTAAGGAGACCCAGTAGAGAGGAGCGTGTGACGAGAACAgcagagacaccagagagagacacatctcccAGTGTTTCTCCACAGACTTCGtttacaggtgttgtttctgatGGGACAGTTTTCTACAGAGATTCATCTGTGGGAGAATTACATCTTTCTCCATCTGTTGGCGAGGAACTTGTGGTGGAGGCTTACGAAGTACCATCTCCCGAGAAGGAGACTCCATCTGCTTCAGTTGGTGGACCTTCATCAGTAGTGTCTGCAAGATATACTGGAAGTGGTTTAACAAGAAGAGCTTTCTCTGAAAAAGAAGTAACGAGACCAGAGACACCAGATAGACACACGTCTCCCAGACTTTCAGCTAGAGTTTCTCCACAGTCCAGTCTGACCAGGATTTCCTCTGCACCATCAATGGAGGAGCCACGGATGTCAACAACTGCTTCTGTTGGTAGACTTTCACCAGCAGTGTCTTCTGTAAGATATTCTGGAAGGGGTTTATCAGGAAGAGCTTTCTCTGAAACAGAACTAGTTGATGCAGCACACAGAGTGTCCTCAGTCAGGATACccagcagagaggagagtgtgaggagaagagcagagacaccagagagagacacatctcccAGAGTGTTTCCTAGATCTTCGCAAAGAGTTTCTCCACAAACCTCTCTCCTATCAG ACTATTTTCTAAACATTTATCTTCCTAATCGCATAGCAGTATTGGACAACAGCACACAGGTTTCACAAACTGCAATCCGCCTTTGTGAAGAGTTGAGTGCCTACCCTATAGAAGTGCAGCAGAGGACCCAGGGACTTGAAGTTTATCTAGGAGAATCTCCAGCCAATGTTGTTGGGCCTCAAAACACGAGAACTCAGAACACACGTTCACAGGGTGTGCAGACTAGTCGAG ATTATCATGGCGCGCCCTCACAGAGCGTTCCTATTGGCGCAGGACGCGTCACTCCTGATGCTCAGCCTGCACGCGAAAATTACACCAATCAGGTCTGGACGCTTTACCACTTGGCCAATGAGACAGAGGAGGGCACACTGTCCGCTAAAGTTATCTCCCAGCCTCCGTACAATGGTAGTGCTTATATTCGCAACTTTGGGGCTGGACATGTGTTACTGGCTGAGAGGTCCCCTTCCCCTCAGAAATCTGACACCCAGTCCTGGAGTGGCCAACCCAGACAACAGCCCCAGCCACCACCCTTCCTAATGAGCCCAAGAAGGGCTTTCATACACAGAGCACAGTCCTCcaccctacctcctcctcctctaccccagcCTCCAACCGTCCACAACCAGGAGATCAACATCCCCAACTTCTTCATGCATCCCCAACTTCTTCCTGTGTCCCCAGGCAAGATCGTTCGTAGCATTCCGACCGCGATGCAGACCAGGTTGAGGTCTGCTGCGGTCCGGGCAGGTGACCCCCCGGGGTACCTGTCATTCTCCGTTCCCATGGAGACGGTGAGCGGAGGATCTGGTCAGGGCGGTCAGGCCCAGTTCTTTCAGGTCATCAGTGGCGAGGGGAACAACGTTTACTCTCCTGCTCTCATGCACATTTTcaccacagaggaagaggaacaggaaggagacaggagacagccaACTAGTGCCACATTTAATTGGTAG